A portion of the Candidatus Manganitrophaceae bacterium genome contains these proteins:
- the thiC gene encoding phosphomethylpyrimidine synthase ThiC, with the protein MKETTSNPNGTDPTLTAQKETDASLLTTAPYPSSRKRYVKGTQPGVRVAMREILQTPTRSAKEGTLQENVPVVVYDTSGPYTDPTAKIDIRKGLSPLRVHWIWDRGDVEALSDISSDYGRRRAADPALEEIRFRDLRKPLRARPGSNVTQMHYAKKGMITPEMEYIAIRENQMLEFARSNPQLASQHPGNGWGAGIPAVITPEFVRDEVARGRAIIPSNINHPELEPMIIGRNFLVKINANIGNSAIASSIEEEVEKMIWSIRWGSDTVMDLSTGKNIHETREWIIRNSPVPIGTVPIYQALEKVGGKVEALSWEIYRDTLIEQAEQGVDYFTIHAGVLLRYVPLTAQRVAGIVSRGGSILAKWCLAHHQENFLYTHFEEICEIMKAYDVSFSLGDGLRPGAVADANDAAQFAELETLGELTKVAWRHDVQTMIEGPGHVPMQMIQVNMEKQLKECHEAPFYTLGPLTTDIAPGYDHITSGIGAAMIGWFGCAMLCYVTPKEHLGLPTKEDVKTGVITYKIAAHAADLAKGHPGAQARDNALSKARFEFRWEDQFNLSLDPETARSFHDETLPAEGAKVAHFCSMCGPHFCSMRITEDVRDYAQKKALDAQAALELGMIEKAEEFKKKGSEIYQ; encoded by the coding sequence ATGAAAGAGACGACATCGAATCCGAATGGAACCGATCCAACCCTGACCGCTCAGAAGGAGACCGATGCGAGTTTGCTGACAACCGCCCCCTACCCTTCTTCTCGGAAGAGGTATGTGAAAGGAACCCAACCGGGGGTCCGGGTGGCGATGCGCGAAATCCTCCAGACCCCGACCCGCTCCGCAAAAGAGGGAACGCTCCAAGAGAACGTCCCGGTGGTGGTCTACGACACCTCCGGACCGTATACCGACCCGACCGCAAAGATCGATATCCGAAAGGGGCTCTCGCCGCTTCGCGTCCATTGGATCTGGGACCGGGGAGATGTCGAAGCGCTCTCCGACATCTCCTCCGATTATGGACGGCGGCGGGCGGCCGATCCCGCGCTCGAAGAAATCCGCTTCCGGGATTTGCGGAAGCCGCTTCGCGCGAGACCGGGAAGCAACGTCACCCAGATGCATTATGCCAAGAAGGGGATGATCACCCCCGAGATGGAATACATCGCCATCCGTGAAAACCAGATGCTGGAGTTTGCCCGGTCCAATCCGCAATTGGCATCGCAGCATCCCGGAAATGGATGGGGAGCCGGTATTCCCGCCGTCATCACCCCGGAGTTCGTTCGAGACGAGGTGGCGCGGGGCCGGGCGATCATTCCTTCCAACATCAATCACCCCGAATTGGAGCCAATGATCATCGGCCGCAATTTTCTGGTAAAGATCAACGCCAATATCGGAAACTCGGCGATCGCCTCCTCGATCGAAGAAGAGGTGGAGAAGATGATCTGGTCGATCCGGTGGGGATCCGACACGGTCATGGACCTCTCCACCGGAAAGAACATTCATGAGACCCGCGAGTGGATCATTCGAAACTCCCCGGTGCCGATCGGGACGGTCCCGATCTATCAGGCGCTGGAGAAGGTCGGCGGCAAAGTCGAAGCGCTGAGCTGGGAGATCTACCGCGACACCCTCATCGAGCAGGCGGAGCAGGGGGTCGATTACTTTACCATCCATGCCGGCGTGCTGCTCCGGTATGTTCCCCTCACCGCGCAGCGGGTCGCCGGCATCGTCTCGCGCGGCGGGTCGATTTTAGCGAAGTGGTGCCTGGCGCATCATCAGGAAAATTTCCTCTACACCCACTTTGAAGAGATCTGCGAGATCATGAAAGCGTATGATGTCTCCTTCAGTTTGGGAGACGGTCTCCGGCCGGGTGCGGTGGCCGATGCGAACGATGCGGCGCAATTCGCCGAATTGGAAACGCTCGGCGAGCTGACGAAGGTCGCCTGGAGACACGATGTCCAGACGATGATCGAAGGTCCCGGACATGTCCCGATGCAGATGATCCAGGTGAACATGGAAAAGCAGCTCAAAGAGTGTCACGAGGCGCCGTTCTATACCCTCGGTCCCCTCACCACCGACATCGCTCCCGGCTACGATCACATTACCTCCGGGATCGGCGCCGCAATGATCGGCTGGTTCGGCTGCGCCATGCTCTGCTATGTCACCCCGAAAGAACATCTCGGTCTTCCGACCAAAGAAGATGTGAAGACCGGCGTCATCACCTACAAGATCGCAGCACACGCCGCCGATCTGGCGAAGGGACATCCGGGCGCGCAGGCGCGCGACAACGCCCTCTCCAAGGCCCGCTTTGAATTCCGGTGGGAAGATCAATTTAATCTCTCGCTCGATCCGGAGACGGCCCGATCTTTCCATGACGAAACCCTCCCTGCGGAGGGGGCGAAGGTCGCCCACTTCTGCTCGATGTGCGGCCCCCATTTCTGCTCCATGCGGATCACCGAAGATGTCCGGGACTATGCGCAAAAGAAAGCGCTCGACGCGCAGGCTGCCCTGGAGTTGGGGATGATCGAGAAAGCCGAGGAGTTCAAAAAGAAGGGGTCGGAGATTTATCAATAG
- a CDS encoding thiazole biosynthesis protein — MKEREIQPLREAEITRTIAREYFKEFDQMIESDVIIVGAGPSGLVCGRDLASSGLKVVIIEQLNHLGGGFWNGGYLMNKATIAHPAQEILEKIGVPVKRISKEMYIVDPPHATAKLIGSAYDAGVKVMNMTKVVDLVLRGEENRMEGVVVNWYPLEAMGHDAAHVDPIALESKIVVDATGHDAVTLQLLTKRNLYPQIPGNGAMWVDRSEEEVMEKTGEVYPNLFVIGLSVAAVYGTPRMGPAFGSMLLSGRKGAELIRKKLKR; from the coding sequence ATGAAGGAGAGAGAGATTCAGCCACTGCGCGAAGCGGAGATCACCCGGACAATCGCGCGGGAGTATTTTAAAGAATTCGATCAGATGATCGAGTCCGACGTGATCATCGTCGGCGCAGGTCCCTCCGGGCTCGTCTGCGGCCGGGATCTGGCTTCATCCGGATTGAAGGTGGTGATCATCGAACAGCTGAATCACCTCGGCGGCGGTTTCTGGAACGGCGGCTATCTGATGAACAAGGCGACGATCGCCCATCCGGCGCAAGAAATTTTGGAAAAGATCGGCGTTCCGGTCAAACGGATCTCTAAAGAAATGTACATCGTCGATCCCCCTCATGCGACGGCCAAGCTGATCGGATCGGCCTATGATGCTGGCGTCAAGGTGATGAACATGACGAAGGTGGTCGATCTCGTTTTACGAGGCGAGGAAAATCGGATGGAAGGGGTCGTCGTCAACTGGTATCCGCTCGAGGCGATGGGGCACGACGCCGCTCATGTCGACCCGATCGCGCTCGAATCGAAAATCGTCGTTGATGCCACCGGACATGACGCCGTCACGTTGCAACTCCTCACCAAACGGAATCTTTATCCGCAGATTCCCGGCAACGGCGCGATGTGGGTCGATCGATCGGAGGAGGAGGTGATGGAAAAAACCGGCGAGGTTTATCCAAATCTCTTCGTCATCGGCCTTTCGGTGGCCGCCGTTTATGGAACCCCCCGGATGGGGCCGGCGTTCGGATCGATGCTCCTCTCGGGCCGCAAAGGGGCGGAGCTGATCCGGAAAAAATTAAAAAGATAG
- a CDS encoding adenylosuccinate synthase: protein MNLVVIGTQWGDEGKGKIVDLLSESADYVVRYQGGHNAGHTVVNGNQVIVLHLIPTGLLHPGKFGVIGNGVVVDPGALLEEIETLSTHGISVTGRLFISESAHLIMPYHKAIDKESEKVKGTRKIGTTGRGIGPAYADKMARIGIRVVDLLDPELFREKLAANLIEMNYFLEQLYKVKGFDLDKVYQEYMGYTDRIKPYIADTTQLINEAIDRGYHLLFEGAQGTHLDVDLGTYPYVTSSNATAGGACTGTGVGPTRINKVLGVAKAYTTRVGSGPFPSELTNEMGETLRSKGKEFGATTGRPRRCGWFDVVSVRYAVRVNALTSLAITKLDVLDGIPEIQICVGYDFEGKVYREMPSSLRVLEKCTPIYERFLGWSEPTTGTTSYNRLPKNAKIYLEALSEKVGCRIDLVSTSSKRGETIVLQNPFQ, encoded by the coding sequence ATGAATCTGGTGGTGATTGGGACACAGTGGGGGGATGAAGGAAAGGGGAAGATCGTCGATCTTCTCTCCGAATCGGCCGATTATGTCGTCCGATATCAGGGAGGGCACAATGCCGGACATACCGTGGTCAACGGGAACCAGGTCATCGTCCTTCATTTAATACCGACCGGCCTTCTTCATCCCGGCAAATTCGGGGTGATTGGAAACGGAGTGGTGGTCGATCCGGGGGCGTTGTTGGAAGAAATTGAGACCCTCTCCACGCACGGGATCTCCGTGACAGGCCGCCTCTTCATCAGCGAGTCGGCCCACCTGATCATGCCATACCACAAGGCGATCGATAAAGAGAGCGAGAAGGTGAAAGGGACCCGCAAGATCGGGACGACCGGTCGGGGGATCGGTCCCGCTTACGCCGATAAGATGGCGAGGATCGGGATCCGCGTCGTCGATCTGCTCGATCCGGAATTGTTCCGGGAGAAGCTCGCCGCCAACTTGATCGAGATGAATTACTTCCTCGAACAGCTTTATAAGGTGAAGGGCTTTGATCTCGACAAGGTTTATCAGGAGTACATGGGATACACAGACCGGATCAAACCGTATATCGCCGACACGACCCAGCTGATCAACGAAGCGATTGATCGCGGTTATCATCTTCTCTTCGAGGGGGCGCAGGGGACCCACCTTGATGTTGACCTGGGAACCTATCCCTATGTCACCTCTTCCAACGCGACGGCCGGGGGCGCCTGCACCGGAACCGGCGTCGGACCGACCCGGATCAATAAGGTCCTCGGGGTGGCCAAAGCATATACGACGCGGGTCGGGAGCGGGCCTTTTCCATCCGAGTTGACGAATGAAATGGGGGAGACCTTGCGGTCGAAGGGGAAGGAATTCGGCGCGACGACCGGCCGGCCCCGACGCTGCGGATGGTTCGACGTCGTCTCGGTCCGTTACGCCGTCCGGGTTAATGCCCTGACCTCTTTGGCGATTACCAAGCTCGACGTGCTCGACGGCATTCCGGAAATTCAGATCTGCGTCGGTTATGACTTCGAAGGAAAGGTCTATCGCGAGATGCCCTCCTCTTTAAGAGTTCTCGAGAAATGCACGCCTATTTACGAACGCTTCCTTGGCTGGAGCGAGCCGACGACCGGAACGACCTCGTACAACCGACTTCCCAAAAATGCGAAAATTTATCTGGAAGCCCTTTCAGAGAAGGTCGGCTGCCGAATCGATCTCGTTTCAACCAGCTCGAAACGGGGAGAGACGATCGTCCTTCAGAATCCCTTTCAATAA
- a CDS encoding DUF2238 domain-containing protein, with protein sequence MKKDQKGDHKEPLVLLALAVVGLIISDVDSYDRLTWILETFPILIGFPLLILSHRRFPLTPLLYRLLFIHAIILMVGGHYTYARVPIGFWVQDLFHFTRNHYDRLGHLAQGFVPAILAREILLRRTPLHPGKWLFFLVTSVCLAFSAFYELFEWWTALVQGESANDFLGTQGDVWDTQWDMFCALIGALTAQLTLSRRHDRELRQLK encoded by the coding sequence ATGAAAAAGGACCAGAAGGGGGATCACAAAGAGCCACTCGTCTTATTAGCGCTTGCAGTTGTCGGGCTAATCATATCCGATGTTGATTCCTATGATCGACTCACCTGGATTTTAGAGACCTTTCCAATCCTCATCGGCTTCCCACTCCTGATTCTAAGCCACCGGCGCTTTCCGCTGACCCCGCTGTTGTATCGGCTTCTCTTCATTCATGCGATCATTCTCATGGTCGGGGGCCATTACACCTATGCGCGGGTTCCGATCGGTTTCTGGGTTCAAGATCTCTTCCATTTCACCCGCAATCACTATGATCGACTCGGCCACCTCGCCCAAGGATTTGTTCCCGCCATTCTGGCCCGGGAGATTCTCCTCCGACGCACACCCCTCCATCCCGGCAAGTGGCTCTTTTTCCTCGTGACCTCTGTCTGCTTGGCATTTAGCGCATTCTACGAGCTGTTTGAGTGGTGGACCGCTCTGGTGCAAGGAGAGTCGGCCAATGATTTTTTGGGAACACAGGGGGATGTTTGGGACACCCAATGGGATATGTTTTGCGCCCTCATCGGTGCCCTCACCGCGCAGCTGACCCTTTCTCGCCGCCACGATAGGGAATTGAGGCAGTTGAAATAA